Proteins from a single region of Ziziphus jujuba cultivar Dongzao chromosome 1, ASM3175591v1:
- the LOC107420848 gene encoding peroxisomal 2,4-dienoyl-CoA reductase [(3E)-enoyl-CoA-producing] — protein sequence MEDESPFKAEIVKGKVALLTGGASGIGYEISYQMGLHGASIAIMGRRKHVLDSAVATLLSHGISAIGLEGDVRKREDAIRVLDSTVKHYGRLDILVNAAAGNFLVPAEDLSLNGFRTVIDIDSVGTFTMCHEALKYLKKGGIGKDPSCGGTIINISATLHYTATWYQIHVSAAKAAVDSITRSLALEWGTDYDIRVNGIAPGPIEDTAGFSKLAPEEILGSAKEHVLADNKMGKKWDIAMAALYLASDAGKYINGATLVIDGGDWLGKPRHTPKEAVKELSRVVERRSRVELIGISKSKL from the exons aTGGAGGATGAGTCACCATTCAAGGCAGAGATAGTAAAGGGGAAGGTGGCCCTGTTGACCGGAGGAGCTTCAGGTATTGGATATGAGATTTCGTACCAAATGGGCCTCCATGGAGCCTCCATTGCCATCATGGGTCGTCGAAAACACGTCCTTGATTCTGCTGTTGCTACCCTTCTATCCCATGGCATTTCT GCTATTGGGCTGGAGGGAGATGTTCGCAAAAGAGAGGATGCAATTAGAGTTCTAGATTCAACTGTCAAGCATTATGGCAGGCTTGACATCCTTGTAAATGCTGCAGCTGGCAATTTCCTTGTGCCAGCAGAGGATTTATCCCTTAATGGATTTCGAACAG TTATAGATATAGATTCTGTTGGCACTTTTACGATGTGTCATGAAGCACTCAAATATCTAAAGAAAGGAGGAATAGGGAAGGACCCATCATGTGGTGGAACGATTATCAACATAAGTGCAACTTTGCATTATACAGCAACCTGGTATCAAATTCATGTATCTGCTGCCAAG GCAGCTGTTGATAGCATTACAAGAAGCTTGGCGTTGGAATGGGGCACAGATTATGATATCAGAGTAAATGGAATTGCACCGGGGCCTATTGAAGATACTGCTGGGTTTAGTAAACTTGCACCTGAAGAGATATTGGGCAGTGCCAAAGAGCATGTTCTTGCTGATAATAAAATGGGAAAGAAATGGGATATTGCTATGGCTGCATTATATCTTGCATCTGATGCTg GAAAATACATCAACGGAGCAACATTAGTAATTGATGGGGGAGATTGGCTGGGAAAGCCCCGCCATACTCCTAAGGAGGCAGTGAAAGAATTATCACGAGTAGTGGAGCGGAGATCTAGAGTTGAATTGATCGGAATTTCTAAGAGCAAGCTTTAA